From one uncultured Paludibacter sp. genomic stretch:
- a CDS encoding membrane hypothetical protein (Evidence 5 : Unknown function) → MSTKKKIFSAIWIISTIIFSLELIFMFFPKWIIQTVNYIYVFSFMFSLLDSNFLIEKIKHNEKLIEFKGNDLWGTLIIVIGASGLLLFIGLKTYVILIIAISTILISIWLFIKFKNGITRTYIVNGLILGSLSAIGMYNNIPALIAIFLIISSTFILSSVLNDRFPLTIILINQHSFVPVLKSFALGCLFAMPMALSNLKDSITTNALNWITQFWQPILALGAGIMEETWMRLFIIVFIYALISAKTTKKYIPILTTLIISSVFFGFGHSNYISLQNCFNLTILYGLPMGILLIRRNFETAIGYHFMIDFVGAIGVLATH, encoded by the coding sequence ATGAGTACGAAGAAAAAAATATTTTCAGCAATCTGGATTATATCAACAATTATCTTTTCCTTGGAATTAATTTTTATGTTTTTTCCAAAATGGATAATTCAAACAGTAAATTATATTTATGTTTTTTCATTTATGTTTTCACTTTTAGACTCAAACTTTCTGATAGAGAAAATTAAACACAATGAAAAACTAATTGAATTTAAAGGAAATGATCTTTGGGGTACTCTAATTATTGTTATTGGAGCCTCTGGATTATTATTATTCATTGGATTGAAGACTTATGTAATTCTGATAATAGCAATTAGTACTATACTTATTTCCATTTGGCTATTCATAAAATTCAAAAATGGCATTACAAGGACTTATATCGTAAATGGTCTAATTCTTGGAAGCTTGTCGGCTATTGGAATGTATAATAACATTCCTGCTCTAATAGCAATATTCTTAATAATTAGTTCAACATTTATTTTGAGCTCCGTTCTTAATGATAGGTTTCCATTAACGATCATTTTAATTAATCAACATTCATTTGTACCTGTACTAAAATCATTTGCGTTAGGTTGCTTATTTGCAATGCCAATGGCATTATCGAATCTAAAAGATTCTATTACAACCAACGCACTAAATTGGATAACTCAATTTTGGCAACCAATCTTAGCTCTCGGAGCTGGAATTATGGAAGAAACTTGGATGCGTTTGTTTATAATCGTATTTATTTATGCATTGATTTCGGCTAAGACGACAAAAAAATATATACCAATTTTAACCACTTTGATAATAAGTTCTGTATTTTTTGGATTTGGACACAGTAATTATATAAGCCTTCAAAACTGTTTTAATTTAACGATTTTATATGGACTACCAATGGGCATTTTGTTAATTAGAAGAAATTTTGAAACAGCAATCGGATATCACTTTATGATTGATTTTGTGGGAGCAATTGGAGTATTAGCTACTCATTAA
- a CDS encoding conserved hypothetical protein (Evidence 4 : Unknown function but conserved in other organisms), translated as MNKMKETQQFRQDFELPSCIESWGWKYHHLGIPTDKEMPNEKYLPQFKFYVSGFSTSPFGIEWMRFEKDSPIDKLIQTIPHIAFEVDDLDFELKTRDFKIITEPNLPSNGVRVAMIEHNGAPIELIEFEKK; from the coding sequence TTGAATAAAATGAAAGAAACTCAACAATTCCGTCAGGATTTTGAATTACCTTCCTGTATTGAAAGTTGGGGATGGAAATATCACCATTTAGGAATTCCGACGGATAAAGAAATGCCTAATGAGAAATATTTGCCTCAATTTAAATTTTATGTTTCCGGGTTTAGTACAAGCCCTTTTGGAATTGAATGGATGAGATTTGAGAAGGACAGTCCAATTGATAAATTGATACAGACAATTCCCCATATTGCATTTGAAGTTGATGATTTGGATTTTGAATTAAAGACCCGTGATTTCAAAATAATAACCGAACCGAATCTGCCTTCAAATGGAGTAAGAGTTGCAATGATTGAGCATAACGGAGCGCCAATTGAATTGATTGAATTTGAGAAAAAATAA
- the tpl gene encoding Tyrosine phenol-lyase, with the protein MNISDYPAEPFRIKAVETVKMISREERERVIKEAGYNTFLINSEDVYIDLLTDSGTNAMSDKQWAGMMIGDEAYAGSKNFHHLDATVKEFFGFKYMVPTHQGRGAENLLSQICIQPGQFVPGNMYFTTTRYHQEHNGGVFVDIIRDEAHDATLDIAFKGNIDLNKLQKLIDEKGAENIAYVCLAVTVNLAGGQPVSMENMRAVRELTNKYGIKVFFDATRCVENAYYIKEQEEGYADKTIKEIVHEMFTYGDGCTMSGKKDCLVNIGGFLCMNDEHIFNEAKELVVVYEGMPSYGGMAGRDMEAMAIGLQESMQFEYIEHRIKQVRYLGEKLKEAGVPVIEPIGGHAVFLDARRFCPHLTQDQFPAQSLAANLYVESGVRSMERGIVSAGRDKITGKNHAPKLETVRLTIPRRVYTYKHMDVVADAVIKLYRHKEKIKGLRFIYEPKQLRFFTARFEEI; encoded by the coding sequence ATGAATATAAGTGATTATCCTGCAGAACCTTTCCGCATTAAAGCAGTTGAAACAGTGAAAATGATTTCACGTGAAGAACGTGAAAGAGTAATAAAAGAAGCCGGCTACAATACTTTTTTAATCAATTCCGAAGATGTTTATATTGATTTGCTTACCGACAGCGGTACCAATGCAATGAGCGATAAACAATGGGCAGGAATGATGATTGGTGATGAAGCGTATGCAGGAAGTAAAAACTTTCACCATTTGGATGCTACCGTAAAAGAATTTTTCGGATTTAAATATATGGTTCCTACGCATCAGGGACGCGGTGCGGAAAATCTGCTTTCACAAATTTGCATTCAACCCGGACAATTTGTGCCGGGCAATATGTATTTCACAACTACACGTTATCACCAGGAACATAATGGAGGTGTTTTTGTAGATATTATTCGTGATGAAGCGCACGATGCCACATTGGATATTGCTTTCAAAGGCAATATTGACTTGAATAAACTTCAAAAATTAATTGATGAAAAAGGCGCTGAAAACATTGCGTATGTTTGTTTAGCGGTAACGGTAAATCTTGCCGGTGGGCAACCTGTTTCGATGGAAAATATGCGTGCTGTCCGTGAACTGACAAACAAATACGGGATAAAAGTATTTTTTGATGCTACCCGTTGTGTTGAAAACGCTTATTACATCAAAGAACAAGAAGAAGGATATGCTGATAAAACCATTAAGGAAATTGTTCACGAAATGTTCACTTACGGCGATGGTTGCACCATGAGCGGTAAAAAGGACTGTTTGGTAAATATAGGCGGTTTTCTTTGTATGAACGATGAACATATTTTCAATGAGGCGAAGGAATTGGTGGTAGTATATGAAGGAATGCCTTCGTATGGAGGCATGGCAGGACGTGATATGGAAGCGATGGCAATCGGACTTCAGGAATCCATGCAATTTGAATACATCGAACACCGTATTAAACAAGTGCGTTATTTGGGAGAAAAACTAAAAGAAGCAGGCGTACCTGTAATTGAACCGATTGGCGGACATGCTGTTTTTTTGGATGCACGCCGTTTTTGTCCGCATCTTACACAAGACCAATTTCCGGCGCAAAGTTTGGCGGCTAATTTGTATGTGGAATCGGGTGTGCGCAGTATGGAACGCGGTATCGTTTCCGCCGGACGTGATAAAATTACAGGGAAGAATCACGCTCCAAAATTGGAAACCGTGCGTTTAACCATTCCACGCCGTGTTTATACATACAAACATATGGATGTTGTAGCAGATGCCGTTATAAAACTTTACCGGCATAAAGAAAAAATAAAAGGTTTACGTTTTATATATGAACCGAAACAACTACGTTTCTTTACCGCAAGGTTTGAAGAAATTTAA
- a CDS encoding conserved exported hypothetical protein (Evidence 4 : Unknown function but conserved in other organisms) has translation MKKVSIKLASIFLLSILMISCDWNDDVQQQTYDYSYGISIFVNNGKVGVTSVRNKNDAISTEYWIDSVKTDSATFTDLLPANSFYRTSINKNYIASSIFRKSDNSVVVYGFTRLENLNPYNHMMYYKDNVKVKLDTTAIGMISAAAVTDNKTVFAGYFGESAQSPSGNYLLPTKPFYWDGTSYTKLPMPSGVSYFNGMSCIYIEGDDVYTSPKINFPMYWKNTEAVILSPLEGEVTQIKVVGTDVYAVGYYQKQSSSSIYTACYWKNGTITELEEGAFAYGIFIDGSDVYVTGAIGIYAASYKACYWKNGERVMLKNN, from the coding sequence ATGAAAAAAGTAAGTATCAAATTAGCATCTATTTTTCTTTTAAGTATTTTAATGATTAGTTGCGATTGGAACGACGACGTTCAGCAACAAACGTACGATTATTCGTATGGAATTTCTATTTTTGTAAACAACGGAAAAGTGGGAGTAACCAGTGTTAGAAATAAAAATGACGCTATAAGTACAGAGTATTGGATTGACAGTGTAAAAACTGATTCCGCAACTTTTACCGATTTGCTTCCTGCCAATAGTTTTTATCGTACTTCTATCAATAAAAATTACATAGCTTCTTCCATCTTTAGAAAGTCAGACAATTCTGTCGTTGTTTACGGGTTTACTCGGTTGGAAAACCTAAATCCTTACAATCACATGATGTATTACAAAGACAATGTGAAAGTTAAGTTAGATACCACGGCAATAGGAATGATTTCAGCTGCCGCAGTAACAGATAATAAAACCGTTTTTGCAGGATATTTTGGTGAAAGTGCGCAATCACCTTCGGGAAATTATTTGCTGCCTACCAAACCTTTTTATTGGGATGGAACATCCTATACTAAACTACCAATGCCTTCCGGAGTTTCTTATTTTAACGGGATGAGTTGCATATACATAGAAGGCGATGATGTTTATACGTCGCCCAAAATAAATTTTCCGATGTATTGGAAAAATACGGAAGCCGTTATTTTGTCTCCTTTAGAAGGTGAAGTAACGCAAATAAAAGTTGTCGGAACCGATGTGTATGCGGTAGGGTATTATCAAAAACAAAGTTCCAGCAGTATTTATACAGCTTGCTATTGGAAAAACGGAACAATCACAGAATTAGAAGAAGGCGCTTTTGCTTATGGAATTTTTATAGATGGTTCTGACGTATACGTAACGGGTGCAATAGGAATATATGCAGCTTCGTATAAAGCTTGTTATTGGAAAAATGGTGAACGTGTGATGTTGAAAAATAATTAA
- the mnmA gene encoding tRNA-specific 2-thiouridylase MnmA 2: MKVLLGMSGGIDSSMSALFLLEQGFEVVGVSFRFLDNDSHLQDAVKLSETLKIPHFVLDARKEFQEKIIDYFTAEYLAGRTPFPCAKCNNELKWRLIFEQAKKLGCEKVSMGHYVNITEENGFLFVTEGKDKDKDQSFFLWGLSQLQLSKIIFPLGNHTKSDVKQLAETHGFYSLKEKKESTGACFCSGDYRPFLRSQIKNPEKYFFKGNFVDEKGNVLGVHNGYPLFTVGQRRGFSLQLNKAMFVKEIRPFSNEVILAPLKSMYKTEFFVKNYKLVNPELFSADFDTITRIRYRKQNTLSKIKILNDSILKVELKEPLESIAPGQTAVFYRNGKVLGGGFIE; encoded by the coding sequence ATGAAAGTTCTTCTCGGAATGAGCGGCGGAATTGACAGTTCAATGTCCGCTTTGTTTTTACTCGAACAAGGATTTGAGGTGGTTGGCGTTTCTTTTCGATTTCTCGATAACGATTCTCATTTGCAAGACGCTGTAAAACTGTCTGAAACACTCAAGATTCCTCATTTTGTTCTAGATGCGAGAAAAGAATTTCAAGAAAAAATAATTGATTATTTTACTGCGGAATATTTAGCGGGGCGAACTCCTTTTCCTTGTGCCAAATGTAACAACGAGTTAAAATGGCGACTGATTTTTGAACAAGCAAAAAAACTCGGTTGCGAAAAAGTTTCGATGGGGCATTATGTAAATATCACGGAAGAGAATGGATTCCTATTTGTTACGGAAGGAAAAGATAAAGACAAAGATCAATCGTTTTTTCTTTGGGGACTTTCGCAGTTACAATTATCAAAAATTATTTTTCCACTGGGAAATCACACCAAGTCAGACGTAAAACAGTTGGCAGAAACGCACGGATTTTATTCTTTGAAAGAGAAAAAAGAAAGTACCGGAGCGTGTTTTTGCAGCGGCGATTATCGTCCGTTTTTACGTTCGCAAATTAAAAATCCTGAAAAATACTTTTTTAAAGGGAATTTTGTTGATGAAAAAGGAAATGTTTTGGGCGTTCACAATGGTTATCCGCTATTTACAGTAGGGCAGAGGCGTGGTTTTAGTTTGCAACTCAATAAAGCTATGTTTGTAAAGGAAATTCGTCCTTTCAGCAACGAAGTTATTCTCGCTCCTCTGAAAAGTATGTACAAAACTGAATTTTTTGTAAAAAATTACAAACTTGTTAATCCTGAACTTTTCTCTGCCGATTTTGATACAATAACACGTATCCGTTACAGAAAACAAAACACATTAAGTAAAATTAAAATTTTGAATGATAGTATATTGAAAGTGGAACTTAAAGAGCCGCTTGAGTCGATTGCTCCCGGACAAACCGCCGTTTTTTATCGTAACGGAAAAGTGTTGGGCGGAGGATTTATTGAATGA
- a CDS encoding conserved hypothetical protein (Evidence 4 : Unknown function but conserved in other organisms): MKSNIGSLDKIIRLLIAVILVILFYANILTGILGIIALVVALILTVTSFIGFCPLYSLFKISTKPKNPNN, translated from the coding sequence ATGAAGTCAAACATTGGTTCTTTGGATAAAATTATTCGCTTGTTAATAGCAGTAATATTGGTAATTCTTTTTTATGCGAATATACTAACAGGTATTTTAGGAATTATTGCATTGGTTGTTGCACTTATATTAACCGTTACCAGTTTTATTGGTTTTTGTCCCCTATATTCACTTTTCAAAATCAGTACAAAGCCAAAGAATCCTAATAATTAA